A stretch of the Chlamydiales bacterium STE3 genome encodes the following:
- a CDS encoding Outer membrane protein OprM (Product derived from UniProtKB/Swiss-Prot:Q51487;Gene name derived from UniProtKB/Swiss-Prot:Q51487): MRKKFNQSIALVFLLLSLHSCVLYPRYQRTIDGLPESWRVESATTSIIANFNWWQQFDDPVLNVLICEALEYNKDLRIAIARVYEFYAAYGIAQSALLPELTGSGYFQRQELSLESLGANGLTPAQILRTYNTYNVFLNLNYELDFFGRIRSLTDAALHDYLSQIDARRSVILTLITSLAKAYIQLRQFDMQLQISQETYQSRLDSYELAVLRFEGGLTSEIEVKQAQSEVDVALTQVKQLEIQIPQQENLISILVGKNPQSITRGRTLDSLALPGTIPAGIPSEILEQRPDIMQAEQQLLAANARIGEARAQFFPLLKLTGSYGSISLELSKLFTDGAAQWNYMLSFLQPLFNANRLTYQVDAAEMRKLQALYRYQQTVQNAFREVNDTLIAHKKTIELIAVQKHRAQVLKEYLDLAKLQYDNGQTDYLNVLDAERNLFSAELDLAQVQSDGLITFINVYGALGGGWVIAADQVKISSP; encoded by the coding sequence ATGAGAAAAAAATTTAACCAGTCTATAGCTTTAGTCTTTCTCCTTCTTTCTCTCCACTCTTGCGTTCTTTATCCGCGCTACCAAAGAACCATCGATGGCTTACCTGAATCTTGGAGGGTGGAAAGTGCCACGACGTCAATAATTGCCAATTTTAACTGGTGGCAGCAGTTCGATGATCCTGTCTTAAATGTACTCATTTGTGAAGCTCTTGAATACAATAAAGATCTTCGTATCGCCATTGCACGCGTTTACGAATTTTATGCAGCTTATGGAATTGCACAGTCCGCTTTGCTGCCTGAACTGACAGGTTCTGGGTATTTTCAACGCCAAGAACTTTCTTTAGAATCTCTAGGAGCAAATGGATTAACTCCCGCACAAATCTTGCGCACTTACAATACCTATAATGTTTTCCTAAACTTAAATTATGAGCTAGATTTTTTTGGTCGCATTCGCAGCTTAACAGATGCAGCTCTCCATGATTATTTAAGCCAAATTGATGCGCGAAGAAGTGTCATCCTCACCTTAATTACCTCTCTTGCCAAAGCCTATATTCAGTTGCGACAATTTGATATGCAATTGCAGATCTCTCAAGAAACCTATCAATCACGTCTTGACTCATACGAGCTTGCTGTTTTGCGTTTCGAAGGCGGATTGACATCAGAAATTGAAGTGAAACAAGCACAATCTGAAGTGGATGTAGCTCTAACTCAGGTTAAACAGCTAGAGATTCAAATCCCTCAACAAGAAAATCTCATTAGCATACTGGTCGGAAAAAATCCTCAAAGTATTACGCGCGGGCGCACACTCGATTCTTTAGCTTTGCCTGGAACAATTCCAGCGGGTATTCCTTCAGAGATCTTAGAGCAACGACCTGACATTATGCAGGCTGAGCAACAGTTGTTAGCAGCAAATGCACGCATTGGCGAGGCTAGAGCGCAATTCTTTCCTTTACTTAAACTGACCGGCTCCTATGGCAGCATTAGCTTAGAGCTCAGCAAGCTTTTTACGGATGGAGCAGCTCAGTGGAATTACATGCTTTCGTTCCTTCAGCCGCTCTTTAATGCTAACAGGCTCACCTATCAGGTAGATGCTGCTGAAATGCGCAAATTGCAAGCGCTTTACCGATATCAGCAAACCGTCCAAAATGCCTTTAGAGAGGTCAATGACACCCTTATTGCCCATAAGAAAACAATTGAGCTTATCGCCGTGCAGAAACATCGCGCGCAAGTGCTCAAGGAATACCTTGATTTGGCAAAATTACAATATGACAATGGGCAAACCGACTACCTTAACGTCTTAGATGCGGAAAGAAACCTCTTTTCTGCGGAACTCGATCTAGCTCAAGTACAAAGCGATGGTTTAATCACATTCATTAATGTCTATGGAGCTCTTGGAGGAGGATGGGTCATCGCTGCTGATCAGGTGAAAATCTCAAGTCCTTAA
- a CDS encoding hypothetical protein (Product derived from UniProtKB/Trembl:F8LDX1), with the protein MRTLFTQMFFILTCLSFFSLKSEERIQSGIKGVTFPKEISFSHEAETYQLELTGMAIRKKFFVKVYCIASYIEKTAFTRENLLREILNDRWAKQLTIQWIHDGALDKVKQGYLDSFQSSLTSSLWTELQPEIAQYLSYFKKDVKEGDTHILRWLPGGKIEVIINDSLVGKLENPTFAKALWGLWFSSNRFVNRDDLLSIK; encoded by the coding sequence ATGCGTACCCTTTTCACACAAATGTTTTTTATTTTAACCTGTCTTTCCTTTTTTTCCTTAAAGAGTGAAGAAAGGATCCAAAGTGGGATTAAAGGAGTTACCTTCCCAAAAGAGATTTCTTTTTCTCATGAAGCAGAGACCTATCAACTAGAACTCACAGGAATGGCAATCCGTAAAAAATTTTTCGTTAAAGTGTATTGCATTGCGAGCTACATCGAAAAAACTGCTTTTACTAGGGAAAACTTACTCAGAGAAATTTTAAATGACCGTTGGGCAAAGCAGCTGACAATCCAATGGATTCATGATGGAGCTTTAGATAAAGTCAAGCAAGGGTACTTAGATTCCTTTCAAAGCTCTCTTACCTCCTCTTTGTGGACAGAACTGCAACCTGAGATTGCCCAATATCTATCCTATTTCAAAAAGGATGTGAAAGAAGGCGATACACATATTTTAAGATGGTTGCCAGGAGGGAAGATCGAGGTAATTATTAATGACAGCCTCGTAGGTAAACTAGAAAATCCCACTTTTGCCAAAGCCTTGTGGGGATTATGGTTTTCTTCCAATCGTTTCGTCAATCGGGACGATCTATTATCTATTAAATAG